In Bradyrhizobium lablabi, one DNA window encodes the following:
- the galE gene encoding UDP-glucose 4-epimerase GalE: MILVTGGAGYVGSHACVELLNAGQQVVVFDNFCNSNSASLDRVQKICGKSLIAVEGDIRDQAAIESVLIKYGCTAVLHFAGLKSVQDSVTNPLEYYDNNVIGSHRLLRAMQNTGVNRIIFSSSATVYGNPQFLPYTEDHPLNAINPYGRTKLVIEDMLRDQYASDSKWSIGILRYFNPVGAHESGLIGEDPVGVPNNLVPFVAQVAIGRRERLNIWGNDYDTPDGTGVRDYIHVMDLADGHVSALRLLDAPKCFAVNLGTGSGSSVLDVVRAFEKVSGRRVPYDFKPRRPGDIDSYYAATAHAFELMGWKATRTLETMCADHWRWQSANPNGYSG, from the coding sequence ATGATCTTGGTGACAGGCGGCGCCGGATACGTGGGTTCCCATGCCTGCGTTGAGCTTTTAAACGCTGGTCAGCAGGTTGTCGTTTTCGATAATTTTTGCAACAGCAATTCGGCGTCGCTGGACCGCGTGCAAAAAATATGTGGCAAATCACTGATCGCAGTCGAGGGTGATATCCGCGACCAGGCGGCGATTGAAAGCGTTCTGATCAAATATGGCTGCACGGCCGTACTGCATTTCGCCGGACTAAAGTCGGTCCAGGATTCGGTCACTAACCCGCTGGAATACTACGACAACAACGTCATCGGTTCACACCGGCTACTGCGCGCGATGCAGAATACAGGGGTGAACAGGATCATCTTCAGTTCATCCGCAACCGTCTACGGAAACCCGCAATTTCTGCCCTATACAGAGGATCACCCTCTGAATGCCATAAATCCGTATGGCCGAACAAAGCTTGTGATCGAGGACATGCTTCGCGACCAGTACGCGAGCGATTCAAAATGGAGCATCGGAATCCTCCGCTATTTTAATCCGGTTGGCGCGCACGAAAGCGGCCTTATTGGCGAAGATCCCGTTGGCGTCCCCAACAACCTTGTTCCTTTTGTTGCCCAGGTCGCGATCGGCCGCCGCGAGCGGCTTAATATATGGGGAAATGACTATGATACGCCCGATGGGACCGGCGTGAGGGATTACATCCACGTGATGGATTTGGCCGACGGGCACGTGTCGGCGCTCCGATTGCTGGACGCTCCGAAATGCTTTGCCGTCAATTTGGGCACGGGCTCGGGAAGCAGCGTTCTCGACGTTGTCAGGGCTTTTGAAAAGGTGAGCGGGAGGCGCGTTCCCTACGATTTCAAACCACGCCGCCCCGGTGACATCGACTCCTACTATGCGGCAACAGCGCATGCGTTCGAGTTGATGGGCTGGAAGGCCACCCGAACGCTTGAGACCATGTGCGCGGATCATTGGCGATGGCAGAGCGCCAACCCTAACGGGTATTCCGGCTAG
- a CDS encoding glycosyltransferase, which produces MDRLVSIYLPTHNRRQLLERAVDSVLSQTYRNIELIVVNDGSTDDTSLFLNKISQSDRRLVAIDNPRSLGPSPSRNLAVKAAKGFFISGLDDDDEFTPDRIAQFVDYWNVLAAGSSPPVCLFSQSVFVSGGNRIVTRDRKDHVQFEDLFHHNYIGNQVFCIRDNLISAGLFDEHLNAWEDLDLFMRLLRQFGEARLLDAPTYICDVSINRDRISRNEPRIRRAFDIISAKYNELPPAAHQGLYLQMFSDYHGIRPTIADFRRFLGWGFDSSGLKQLLKSSIKGLALASA; this is translated from the coding sequence ATGGACCGGCTCGTAAGCATTTATCTACCTACGCACAACCGTCGGCAGCTCCTGGAGCGGGCGGTCGACTCGGTTCTGAGCCAAACCTACCGCAATATCGAGTTGATCGTGGTCAATGACGGCTCAACGGACGATACTTCCCTCTTCCTCAACAAAATAAGCCAAAGTGATCGGCGCCTTGTTGCTATCGACAATCCGCGATCGTTGGGACCCTCCCCATCCAGAAACCTGGCTGTGAAAGCAGCCAAAGGATTTTTCATAAGCGGACTAGACGACGACGACGAATTCACACCTGACCGGATTGCCCAATTCGTCGACTATTGGAACGTATTGGCGGCCGGTTCGTCACCTCCGGTTTGCCTGTTCTCGCAAAGCGTGTTTGTCAGCGGCGGCAACAGAATAGTTACCCGCGACAGAAAAGATCATGTTCAGTTCGAGGACTTGTTCCACCACAACTACATTGGAAACCAGGTCTTCTGCATTCGTGACAATTTGATTTCGGCCGGCCTTTTCGACGAACATCTGAATGCGTGGGAAGACCTCGATTTGTTCATGCGTCTGTTAAGGCAATTCGGCGAGGCCCGATTGCTGGATGCGCCGACCTACATATGTGATGTATCCATCAATCGCGATCGAATATCGAGGAACGAACCTCGCATCCGACGGGCGTTCGATATTATCTCGGCAAAATATAACGAGTTGCCGCCGGCGGCTCATCAGGGCCTCTATCTGCAGATGTTTTCCGACTATCATGGCATTCGCCCCACCATTGCTGATTTCAGGCGCTTTCTGGGTTGGGGATTTGATTCTAGCGGTCTCAAGCAGCTTCTCAAGTCATCGATAAAAGGACTGGCGCTGGCGTCTGCTTAA
- a CDS encoding FAD-dependent oxidoreductase, whose amino-acid sequence MISTDLSGLNAERADVTVIGSGPAGITLALECARLGKSVLLLESGGNAASEEAQSLSLATICDRNTHDDMAIAVARRFGGTSNLWGARCQRLDPIDFAQRPGVVEAKWPITRDDILPFYDIACEYASCGKPVFASAIENLKLEDSVVDPCRLERFSNRPAFQTAHKESLSSSRALDVRLNATVVDFELDESGRIEKLVVATPDRKRTIIPVKTAIIACGGLESTRLLLAIQRKHPDMFGGLDGPLGRYYMGHVIGEIADIVFSTEEIDRAYDFFIDGNGSYARRRMILSDKVILDDRLLNCAFWPVVPPVSDSRHGSSILSLVYLAFAVGPIGRALVAEAIRIRHVPPGVATLPHIRNILLDIPHALAYLPGFFNRRYFAEMRLPGFFIRNPGRRYGLSYHQEQFPDPASRVQLNGEADMFGLPRLTIDLKFNRTNADALVRSHERLEEWLVQSRLGALRYRFPKEELADAVLAQASHGTHQIGTARMGLDRRTAVVDGDLRTFDSSNLYVVSSAVMPTSGQANPTLSVVALAARLAQHLASVG is encoded by the coding sequence ATGATTTCAACCGATCTTTCCGGACTGAACGCCGAAAGAGCGGACGTAACGGTGATTGGTTCTGGACCGGCTGGAATTACGCTGGCTCTTGAATGCGCGCGTCTCGGTAAGTCAGTGCTGTTGCTCGAAAGCGGAGGAAATGCCGCCAGCGAAGAAGCACAAAGTCTCTCGCTCGCCACGATATGTGATCGCAATACGCACGATGATATGGCGATCGCGGTAGCCCGCCGGTTTGGAGGAACATCAAATCTTTGGGGGGCGCGTTGCCAACGTCTTGATCCGATCGACTTTGCGCAACGTCCCGGTGTCGTTGAGGCGAAATGGCCAATTACGCGCGACGATATTTTACCCTTTTACGACATTGCCTGTGAATACGCTTCCTGCGGTAAGCCAGTTTTTGCGTCAGCCATCGAAAATCTAAAACTGGAAGACTCTGTAGTCGATCCCTGTCGGCTCGAGAGGTTTTCAAACCGGCCTGCGTTTCAAACGGCGCATAAGGAATCGCTTTCGTCCTCAAGGGCGCTTGATGTTCGATTGAATGCGACCGTTGTCGATTTCGAGTTGGACGAAAGTGGCCGGATCGAGAAGCTGGTCGTCGCGACACCAGATCGTAAACGTACCATTATTCCCGTAAAGACGGCCATCATCGCTTGTGGAGGTCTCGAATCGACCCGGCTTCTTCTGGCCATTCAGCGGAAGCATCCGGATATGTTCGGAGGGTTGGACGGGCCGCTGGGTCGCTACTACATGGGACATGTCATTGGCGAAATCGCCGATATTGTTTTTTCGACTGAAGAAATAGATCGCGCATATGATTTCTTCATAGATGGCAATGGATCCTACGCGCGTCGACGAATGATATTGTCGGACAAGGTCATTCTAGATGACCGACTGCTCAATTGCGCATTCTGGCCGGTTGTCCCGCCAGTTTCTGATTCAAGACACGGCTCCAGCATTTTATCCCTCGTCTATTTGGCCTTTGCGGTCGGGCCTATTGGCCGGGCCCTCGTCGCCGAAGCAATTCGGATTCGCCATGTTCCGCCCGGAGTGGCGACGCTTCCGCACATTCGTAATATTCTGCTCGATATCCCTCACGCCCTCGCATACCTTCCGGGCTTTTTCAACAGACGATATTTCGCTGAAATGCGTCTGCCGGGCTTTTTCATCCGAAATCCGGGGCGCCGCTACGGCCTGTCGTATCACCAGGAGCAGTTTCCGGATCCCGCCAGCCGAGTCCAGCTGAATGGCGAGGCTGATATGTTTGGATTGCCTCGACTGACGATCGATCTGAAGTTCAACCGCACGAATGCAGATGCATTAGTTCGTTCGCACGAGCGTCTTGAAGAATGGCTCGTTCAATCCCGTTTGGGGGCGCTACGCTATCGCTTTCCTAAGGAAGAGCTGGCGGATGCGGTACTCGCGCAAGCAAGCCATGGCACCCACCAAATTGGTACGGCGCGAATGGGTCTTGACCGTCGCACAGCAGTCGTCGATGGCGATCTTCGCACTTTCGATTCCAGCAATCTATATGTCGTAAGCTCTGCCGTGATGCCGACATCGGGGCAGGCAAATCCGACTTTAAGTGTTGTCGCACTCGCGGCGAGACTTGCCCAACATTTGGCAAGTGTTGGTTGA
- a CDS encoding DUF4124 domain-containing protein, whose amino-acid sequence MALLPSRYAKFAMLGICAIMPVPPVALAQSVPKVPAQVFSPESFWYKPLPPDAPIHPNSNLFVREFLRQKRSYYGTVSINTVKYASPVYVADENTQGVVVRPWDCQKKGSIDPSLAEKWKSVPIPAYAQPADGTDAEMTVYRPATDQIWEFWVARKIDGAWEACWGGRMDKASGNPGIWPFPYGTTATGLPFLGGQLSIDELMKKKINHVMGISLVKAVKASVVSWPANRSDGDAENDKNGIPEGLRFRLDPAVDVDSLKMHPIGKAIARAAQIYGFVVWDQAGSITLRAENPKSRTTRNLPDPFDDIFGATPAYAILEGFPWDRLQFLPMDYGKP is encoded by the coding sequence ATGGCTTTATTGCCATCACGGTACGCTAAATTTGCCATGCTGGGCATATGCGCCATTATGCCGGTCCCGCCCGTTGCGTTAGCGCAATCGGTGCCAAAGGTACCGGCTCAAGTATTCTCGCCGGAAAGCTTTTGGTACAAGCCACTGCCGCCCGACGCGCCAATTCACCCCAATTCGAACCTGTTCGTGCGCGAATTCCTCCGGCAGAAGCGATCCTATTACGGTACGGTTTCGATCAACACGGTCAAGTATGCCAGCCCAGTCTATGTCGCGGACGAAAACACGCAAGGCGTGGTGGTGCGACCGTGGGACTGCCAAAAAAAAGGAAGTATTGATCCGAGTCTTGCTGAAAAGTGGAAGTCAGTCCCCATTCCAGCCTATGCGCAGCCGGCAGATGGAACCGACGCGGAAATGACGGTCTATAGACCCGCCACGGACCAGATCTGGGAATTCTGGGTGGCCCGAAAGATCGACGGAGCCTGGGAGGCGTGCTGGGGAGGGAGGATGGATAAGGCCTCTGGTAATCCAGGTATTTGGCCCTTTCCATATGGGACAACCGCGACCGGATTGCCCTTCCTGGGCGGACAATTAAGTATCGACGAACTAATGAAGAAAAAGATCAATCACGTGATGGGCATCTCGCTGGTGAAAGCGGTAAAGGCGTCGGTTGTGTCATGGCCGGCAAATCGTTCCGACGGCGACGCAGAAAATGACAAGAATGGGATTCCAGAGGGGCTTCGCTTTCGTTTAGATCCTGCTGTCGACGTGGACAGTCTTAAGATGCATCCGATCGGTAAAGCGATTGCGCGCGCGGCGCAGATCTATGGCTTCGTCGTTTGGGACCAAGCGGGCTCAATCACGCTAAGGGCTGAAAACCCCAAAAGCCGGACGACCCGCAACTTGCCCGACCCGTTCGACGATATATTCGGTGCTACGCCTGCCTACGCGATCCTCGAGGGCTTTCCCTGGGATCGGCTGCAATTCTTGCCGATGGACTATGGTAAGCCATGA
- a CDS encoding FkbM family methyltransferase: MKSEIVKAIRTLQCYVPALQSVKEDAQTLVRRVFRIPHESDFRILKSIDFDGKVFVDVGANRGQSIESARTIRPDIRIVSFEPQPSLVRRLKRIYGDDQLVEIRDVGLSDTAGSFTIYTPIYRGYVYHGLSSLDRASASKWLSTQAVFGFDPEQLTINEESCRVRQLDNEDLAPAMIKIDVQGTEGRVLRGAVKTVERYKPVIMVERDVGMNEVREILKGLNYSEYRLDGDDIVEGSQIGDNAIMMTPDTYDNLWSRQKRKLS, encoded by the coding sequence ATGAAAAGCGAAATAGTTAAAGCGATAAGGACGTTGCAATGCTATGTTCCCGCGTTGCAATCGGTAAAAGAAGACGCCCAAACGTTAGTACGTAGAGTTTTCCGGATTCCGCACGAGAGCGATTTCCGCATTCTGAAAAGCATAGACTTTGATGGCAAGGTTTTTGTCGATGTTGGCGCAAACCGGGGACAGAGCATTGAGTCGGCCAGAACAATTCGTCCAGATATTCGTATAGTGTCTTTTGAGCCGCAACCGAGCCTTGTTCGCCGGCTAAAACGAATTTACGGAGACGACCAGCTGGTAGAGATTAGAGATGTAGGTCTCTCCGACACGGCCGGCAGTTTCACGATTTATACCCCCATATATCGAGGCTATGTTTACCATGGGTTATCTTCATTGGACCGTGCAAGTGCATCGAAATGGCTATCGACACAGGCCGTTTTCGGGTTCGACCCAGAGCAACTCACGATAAATGAAGAAAGCTGCCGGGTCAGACAATTAGACAACGAAGATTTAGCTCCTGCCATGATCAAGATTGACGTTCAAGGAACCGAGGGAAGGGTTCTACGAGGCGCGGTTAAGACCGTAGAGCGCTATAAGCCCGTTATTATGGTGGAACGCGACGTAGGAATGAATGAGGTTCGAGAAATCCTTAAAGGACTGAATTATTCGGAGTACCGTCTCGATGGAGACGACATAGTGGAGGGGTCTCAGATTGGCGATAACGCGATCATGATGACGCCGGATACGTATGATAATCTTTGGTCGCGGCAAAAACGGAAGCTCAGCTAA
- a CDS encoding FkbM family methyltransferase, with the protein MALDAAQIGVCKMAPSFPNALQSIATRVVRPYAFHELYGWGVLYKLLIGHAERDHFWADAPRVVHKDKRTGYSTELDLSWWADRLTYFLGRWYDLPAQMVLDSLLKPGDQVLDIGANRGSFALYASKRIGETGRVLCFEPNPACVAMLKKAVEQSAISNIEVFNLGLSDSSGVLSLTIPKINSGEATFGASQYSKDETYSVDVDVVRGDSIVSPVVSHFIKIDVEGFEPRVLRGLAATIARNRPLILTEMVSSHLARCGSSIGELVQLMTSQNYQGFEIGLSKDHHDWTLTRLTNQVDCDVLWIPDGRMAGELQGRINRPA; encoded by the coding sequence ATGGCTTTGGATGCCGCTCAAATTGGAGTTTGTAAAATGGCGCCGTCGTTTCCGAACGCACTTCAATCGATCGCCACTCGTGTGGTGCGACCATACGCGTTCCACGAATTGTACGGCTGGGGCGTACTTTACAAGCTGCTGATAGGACATGCCGAGCGCGATCATTTTTGGGCCGACGCTCCCCGGGTTGTTCACAAAGACAAGCGAACCGGGTACTCGACCGAACTCGATCTGTCGTGGTGGGCGGATCGTCTGACCTATTTCCTCGGCCGTTGGTACGATCTGCCGGCTCAAATGGTTCTGGATTCGCTTCTGAAACCAGGCGACCAGGTTTTGGACATCGGCGCAAACCGCGGAAGCTTCGCGCTTTATGCGTCCAAACGTATCGGCGAGACCGGTCGGGTATTGTGTTTTGAACCAAATCCTGCATGCGTTGCGATGCTCAAAAAGGCCGTTGAACAAAGCGCGATTTCGAATATCGAGGTATTCAACCTCGGTCTTTCAGATTCGAGCGGCGTTCTGTCTTTGACGATTCCCAAGATCAATTCCGGCGAAGCGACCTTCGGCGCATCGCAATATTCCAAGGATGAAACCTACTCGGTGGATGTCGATGTCGTGCGCGGAGACAGTATCGTCTCCCCTGTGGTCTCTCATTTCATAAAGATCGACGTGGAGGGCTTCGAGCCGCGGGTATTAAGAGGTCTTGCCGCGACAATAGCGAGAAATCGGCCGCTAATTCTTACCGAAATGGTCTCCTCTCACTTGGCGCGCTGTGGATCTTCGATTGGGGAACTGGTCCAGTTGATGACATCGCAAAACTATCAGGGTTTCGAAATCGGCCTTTCGAAGGATCACCATGATTGGACTCTCACTCGTCTCACCAATCAAGTTGATTGTGACGTTCTGTGGATTCCAGACGGAAGGATGGCAGGTGAGCTACAGGGGCGGATCAACAGACCGGCGTAA
- a CDS encoding acyltransferase family protein yields the protein MKYRPDIDGLRAVAVLPVVFFHAGVPNFSGGFVGVDVFFVISGYVITRQLKDDLAERTFSIAKFYERRIRRIFPALFFTVALTWAISVLILLPGELVDFSKSAASLAFFSSNLYFWRTSGYFDASSLLRPLLHTWTLCLEEQYYIFMPIAMYVGHRWFKSKWALLFLPVALASFALSVLLTSRAPAANFFLLPTRAWELLLGAILILCPPRQVPQRLVEIAAAVGIALIAYAVVAFSDFTPFPGANALFPCLGAAILLHTGAEHSTFVGRWLSCRPAVWIGLISYSLYLVHWPITVFARYYLLRDPGGYEIVCIVLLSLVLAVFSWRVIESPFRKAWPEGRRTLVFGTSIAALAATFLAGVAGVASNGFPFRFPDYAEQKIAGYEQWGEGVCFLLATQSYENWNSKQCVLTSGNSKNLLLWGDSFAAHYVPGLISNQEAIAANVIQYTAAGCPPILSYYSFKLPNCQTFNRHALELIEKYDVKYVVMSARWDLLASRGELGLQNTISAIRAMGAEVVVIAQSPEFSMDVQSLAYRTRGSMKRDVSSWKVFEENPLIAESVRSEARQATLIEPMGALCSGSLCPFKMGDEYLYLDYGHFSSKGSDQAVRLYFPLIDRSAPNSEPRNDRDLTGSASAGATLR from the coding sequence ATGAAATACCGCCCCGATATTGACGGGTTGCGTGCTGTAGCCGTTTTGCCGGTCGTTTTTTTTCACGCTGGTGTTCCGAACTTTTCGGGCGGTTTCGTGGGCGTCGACGTCTTTTTCGTGATATCCGGTTACGTAATAACCAGGCAGTTGAAGGACGACCTAGCGGAACGCACATTTTCAATTGCAAAATTTTACGAGCGACGGATCCGGCGAATTTTCCCTGCGCTGTTTTTCACCGTTGCGTTGACCTGGGCTATTTCCGTTCTCATCCTCTTGCCCGGCGAATTGGTTGATTTCTCAAAGAGCGCCGCATCGTTGGCGTTCTTCAGTTCCAATCTCTATTTCTGGCGGACATCAGGTTATTTCGACGCCTCGTCTTTGCTCAGACCGCTGCTTCACACCTGGACGCTTTGTCTCGAAGAGCAGTATTATATCTTCATGCCGATTGCGATGTATGTCGGTCATCGGTGGTTCAAATCGAAATGGGCACTTCTCTTCCTACCAGTGGCATTGGCTTCTTTCGCGCTAAGCGTGCTGCTGACCAGCCGCGCTCCGGCCGCGAATTTTTTTCTTCTTCCGACCAGAGCCTGGGAGTTGTTGCTGGGAGCGATTCTGATTTTGTGTCCGCCCCGCCAGGTGCCCCAGCGCCTAGTCGAAATTGCCGCCGCTGTTGGCATCGCATTGATCGCGTATGCCGTAGTTGCATTCAGTGATTTTACGCCGTTTCCAGGTGCAAACGCCCTTTTTCCGTGTCTGGGCGCTGCGATATTGCTTCATACTGGAGCGGAGCATTCTACGTTCGTTGGAAGATGGCTATCCTGCCGGCCGGCGGTTTGGATCGGCCTGATTTCTTATTCTCTGTATCTGGTCCATTGGCCGATTACCGTTTTTGCACGGTATTACTTGTTGCGGGATCCCGGTGGGTACGAGATAGTTTGTATCGTCTTGCTGAGCTTAGTTTTGGCTGTTTTTTCCTGGAGGGTAATCGAGTCTCCCTTTCGAAAAGCATGGCCCGAAGGGCGCCGCACGTTGGTTTTCGGAACATCGATTGCGGCTCTTGCCGCCACTTTTCTGGCTGGCGTTGCCGGAGTTGCTTCGAATGGATTTCCATTTCGATTCCCCGACTATGCTGAACAAAAGATCGCAGGCTACGAGCAGTGGGGCGAGGGCGTTTGCTTCTTGCTGGCAACGCAAAGCTACGAAAATTGGAACTCGAAACAATGCGTTCTGACGAGCGGTAATTCCAAAAATCTCTTGCTATGGGGCGATTCTTTTGCCGCTCATTACGTGCCCGGGCTGATCTCGAACCAAGAAGCTATTGCTGCCAATGTCATTCAATATACCGCGGCTGGTTGTCCGCCCATTCTATCCTACTATTCCTTTAAGCTTCCGAATTGCCAGACGTTCAATCGACACGCGCTCGAGTTGATCGAAAAATACGACGTTAAATACGTCGTCATGAGTGCAAGATGGGATTTGTTGGCGAGCCGCGGCGAACTCGGTCTGCAAAATACCATCTCAGCCATCCGAGCAATGGGCGCCGAAGTCGTGGTTATCGCGCAATCGCCTGAGTTTTCCATGGATGTGCAGTCACTCGCCTATCGAACAAGGGGGTCAATGAAGCGCGACGTGTCTTCGTGGAAGGTCTTCGAAGAAAATCCCCTGATTGCGGAAAGTGTTCGGAGCGAGGCCCGTCAAGCCACTCTCATCGAACCGATGGGCGCGCTCTGCAGCGGCTCGCTATGCCCGTTCAAAATGGGAGATGAGTACCTTTATCTTGATTATGGTCATTTCTCTTCCAAAGGAAGCGACCAGGCGGTGAGACTTTATTTCCCACTAATCGACAGGTCCGCACCCAATTCTGAGCCAAGAAACGACCGTGATTTGACAGGCAGTGCTAGCGCTGGGGCTACTCTTAGGTAG
- a CDS encoding acyltransferase family protein, whose translation MTVQYLRALAATAVVVHHFVGPAYIDAGRGHPGTVGEAGVDLFFVISGFIMWTTTRRRETAPLDFIWHRIVRIVPLYWIFTLVFLGITLASKHSPVSTLDVMRSLFFVPWFEEDLGQKTSAFYFLGWTLMYEMFFYCVFAFALFLPRKSQFIGVVGCLSALVALGLVFDFKSGPSFTYTSPLLLEFMAGCAVGELYERKAIPSISFGTGLLCIGLATLIWTVWNIPYSLLARTLLWGAPAALILVGALSVEAPAARKPTKLFLLLGNASYSIYLSHIITLLVFNLIVKRAGLIQGFNSEIAIYSTIGSALALAGGTLVYALLERPVSNFSKLIAIPVKSS comes from the coding sequence GTGACAGTTCAGTATTTGCGTGCGCTAGCCGCGACAGCCGTTGTCGTTCATCATTTCGTAGGTCCGGCCTATATTGATGCCGGCCGTGGCCACCCAGGAACGGTCGGAGAAGCCGGCGTAGATCTATTTTTCGTCATCAGCGGGTTCATTATGTGGACTACGACGAGGCGAAGAGAAACGGCGCCGCTGGATTTCATTTGGCACCGGATCGTTCGTATTGTCCCGCTTTATTGGATATTCACCTTAGTGTTTCTGGGGATCACCCTCGCTAGCAAGCACAGTCCGGTGTCAACTCTGGATGTAATGAGATCACTTTTTTTCGTCCCTTGGTTTGAAGAGGATCTGGGGCAAAAAACATCTGCTTTCTATTTTCTTGGATGGACGCTGATGTACGAGATGTTCTTCTATTGCGTGTTCGCTTTTGCGCTTTTCCTTCCAAGGAAATCACAGTTTATTGGCGTGGTTGGTTGCCTGTCCGCTTTGGTAGCGTTAGGCCTTGTTTTTGATTTCAAAAGCGGACCATCGTTCACCTATACCAGTCCGCTGCTTTTGGAATTTATGGCCGGCTGTGCGGTAGGCGAACTCTACGAGCGAAAGGCCATTCCTTCGATATCGTTTGGAACCGGATTGCTGTGCATTGGCCTGGCAACCTTAATCTGGACGGTATGGAATATTCCATACAGCCTTCTAGCGAGGACCCTTCTGTGGGGCGCGCCGGCGGCGCTGATCCTGGTTGGAGCACTTTCAGTTGAGGCGCCGGCCGCAAGAAAGCCGACCAAACTCTTTCTGCTCTTGGGGAACGCGTCCTATTCGATATACCTGTCCCACATAATCACCCTTCTCGTGTTCAATTTGATCGTGAAGAGAGCTGGGCTGATTCAGGGATTTAATTCGGAGATCGCGATCTACTCAACGATCGGAAGCGCGTTGGCCTTGGCCGGCGGCACACTCGTCTATGCCCTCTTAGAGAGGCCCGTCTCTAATTTTTCGAAATTGATAGCTATACCGGTAAAGTCGTCGTAG
- a CDS encoding acyltransferase family protein produces the protein MKPHTYYFGLDIVRFIAALLVLSFHFGFWSWAETEPTAGALMGAARFEYLGPFTWFGAVGVHIFFVISGFVIASSASGATAGEFLRGRFLRLYPAAWICATTTLVFSIALLGFTPASLFEPYLRSISLWLWGPWIDASYWTLPIEICFYTLIFGVLVFRRFDSIHWIALLLTTASGIFVTCTYLNIPLRSDVAIINFVLRNQHLFLLQYGCFFALGLWMWLSLQRNDPFIWIGFSLALATCFLEIIGNFSNTIAKTHAISSYFSGTPAVPLSVWGIAVGAMLVTTRYVAPLTPKSKGLLLVFRKVGLMTYPLYLLHEIIGVGLIRILVNLGLLPIVALILATSAMVAASFIVSSVLEPTVRNWVKYLWPTNSTPAAGLLSS, from the coding sequence ATGAAACCGCACACTTATTATTTTGGACTCGATATTGTCAGGTTTATCGCAGCCTTGCTGGTCCTGTCTTTTCATTTCGGTTTCTGGTCGTGGGCAGAAACCGAGCCGACTGCCGGAGCGCTGATGGGTGCGGCCCGGTTCGAATATCTTGGACCATTCACTTGGTTCGGTGCGGTCGGAGTGCACATTTTTTTTGTTATTTCCGGGTTTGTAATTGCATCTTCTGCTAGCGGAGCAACTGCGGGAGAGTTTTTGCGGGGCCGCTTTCTTCGCCTTTATCCAGCGGCTTGGATTTGCGCGACGACCACTCTAGTCTTCTCCATCGCGCTTCTAGGATTTACACCGGCTTCACTATTCGAGCCTTATCTAAGGTCTATTTCACTCTGGTTGTGGGGTCCGTGGATCGACGCTTCGTATTGGACCCTTCCCATTGAAATCTGCTTTTACACCTTGATTTTCGGTGTATTGGTATTTCGTCGGTTCGACAGTATCCATTGGATCGCGCTGCTACTCACCACCGCAAGCGGCATATTTGTTACATGCACTTATCTCAACATCCCCCTTCGAAGCGACGTTGCGATAATAAATTTTGTCTTGAGAAATCAACACTTGTTTCTCCTGCAGTATGGCTGTTTCTTTGCTCTCGGACTTTGGATGTGGCTATCGTTGCAGCGAAACGATCCATTTATTTGGATTGGCTTTTCTCTGGCCTTAGCGACCTGTTTCTTGGAGATTATTGGCAACTTTAGCAACACCATCGCAAAAACTCATGCCATCAGTAGCTACTTTTCGGGTACCCCGGCCGTGCCGCTCTCGGTTTGGGGAATTGCTGTTGGTGCGATGCTTGTTACGACGCGTTACGTTGCGCCTCTGACTCCGAAATCCAAAGGCCTCCTTCTAGTCTTCCGCAAAGTTGGCTTGATGACTTACCCTCTATATTTGCTTCACGAAATAATCGGTGTGGGGTTGATACGTATTCTAGTGAACCTCGGGCTTCTTCCGATTGTCGCCTTGATTTTGGCAACGTCAGCTATGGTAGCCGCGAGCTTTATCGTCTCGAGTGTGCTTGAGCCCACTGTCAGGAATTGGGTAAAATATCTGTGGCCGACTAACTCCACGCCGGCCGCCGGGCTTCTGTCGAGCTGA